A window of the Podarcis raffonei isolate rPodRaf1 chromosome 4, rPodRaf1.pri, whole genome shotgun sequence genome harbors these coding sequences:
- the CHAMP1 gene encoding chromosome alignment-maintaining phosphoprotein 1 produces the protein MCSVMQVDNRKMDMLKILRKTTERLECDHCSFRGSDYENIQIHMGTIHPEFCDEMDAAGLGKLIFYQKSAKLFHCHKCFFTSKMYCNVYYHITAHHAMPDKWKEEQKDLLATGAETVKKPLFLEPQKSSPPPESLKPTVSPESQKLAPSEALKPDVGLPSKIPKSISVVSMEQPKVAPVASAEPQKPISVASSELPKPIPVVSSEPSKPVPFVAPEPLKPTPVESSDVSKPVSAISPEPQKPGTVTYVEPQKPFSNVHPELHVSISESEKPAPLVSLEPQKPLQLVSPEPQKSAVPASPHVAASEPQKFAPAVSPEPRRHSPAVSPEPRRHSPAVSPEPRKHSPAVSPEPRRHSPAVSPEPRRHSPAVSPELKKSTSAISSETRRHIPPMRRPASALSPELRKPEPPIPDHWRSAPSIAPEPWRPAPNISHEQQKSSITVSPWSPKPPTSMSMESRRPASEPRRPGSMMSPEPQKFVPEPWKSTSLPESQKSSLVSSEPWKPISSVYPEGWKPVLSPDTWRSSPAVPPSAHPMPTELRKSGPPMSPDLWKPSFFPEQRKPAPVSPDPWKFPSDSRKSPFFSDTQKPAPFVSSEFQKRALFSEPRKRALFPESKKSVPPPSADVQKRPFFHETHMSFPEVQKHALFSEPHRPPPVSPEAQKHAFFQEPQKHVAVSPEVAEHVPFGEPQKPAVLTHEALKASSVSPEIQKHASFTDPQKALPGSPEKQRQGFFAEPSKGSLPLELQKPTPMSSDPKQNFGSDVHRPLETGREVHKTAVSDFGQSAAPIFSELQVHSESGKDFFTEQPEGENPFSGLLAPKEQLIQAKEATEKVLFSCPKKKPKKENQETVNIDLNNSGSGNNEMDTSEVKEQESNSDQEQFDPETSDLNKDTKIDLASPTQPQCVLQFTEEKEAFISEEEIAKYMKRGKGKYYCKICCCRAMKKGAVLHHLVNKHNVHSPYKCDICGKAFLLESHLKNHVAAHGQSLLKCPRCSFESNFPRGFKKHLTHCQSRHNEEANKKQMDTITEPPTQSEEANKVPVDGTEPLNESLMESLTEPQT, from the coding sequence ATGTGTAGTGTTATGCAAGTTGACAATAGAAAAATGGACATGTTGAAGATCCTGCGTAAAACAACAGAGCGCTTGGAATGTGATCACTGCAGTTTCAGAGGGTCTGACTATGAAAACATACAGATTCATATGGGTACTATCCACCCCGAGTTTTGTGATGAAATGGATGCTGCAGGACTGGGGAAACTTATATTTTACCAGAAAAGTGCAAAGTTATTCCACTGCCACAAATGTTTTTTTACCAGCAAAATGTATTGCAATGTTTATTATCACATCACAGCACACCATGCAATGCCTGACAAATGGAAAGAAGAGCAAAAAGATTTGTTAGCAACAGGTGCAGAAACTGTAAAGAAACCTCTGTTTTTGGAACCTCAGAAGTCTTCTCCGCCTCCTGAGTCACTGAAACCCACTGTTTCTCCCGAATCTCAGAAGCTGGCTCCCTCTGAAGCCCTCAAGCCTGACGTTGGGTTACCTTCTAAGATACCAAAGTCCATCTCAGTTGTATCCATGGAGCAACCAAAGGTTGCTCCAGTTGCATCCGCAGAGCCACAGAAACCCATCTCTGTTGCATCATCAGAGCTGCCAAAACCTATTCCAGTGGTGTCATCAGAGCCATCGAAACCAGTCCCTTTTGTGGCTCCAGAGCCCCTGAAACCCACTCCAGTGGAGTCCTCAGATGTATCAAAACCTGTATCTGCTATCTCCCCTGAGCCACAGAAACCTGGCACAGTCACATACGTTGAGCCACAAAAACCCTTCTCTAATGTACACCCAGAACTGCATGTATCTATCTCAGAGTCAGAGAAGCCTGCACCACTTGTTTCTCTAGAACCACAAAAACCGCTACAACTTGTATCCCCAGAACCTCAGAAGTCTGCTGTGCCTGCATCTCCACATGTGGCTGCATCTGAACCACAGAAATTTGCTCCGGCTGTGTCTCCCGAGCCTCGCAGGCATTCTCCGGCTGTGTCTCCTGAACCTCGCAGGCACTCTCCAGCTGTGTCTCCTGAGCCTCGCAAGCACTCTCCTGCTGTGTCTCCTGAACCTCGCAGGCACTCTCCAGCAGTGTCTCCTGAGCCCCGCAGGCACTCTCCAGCTGTGTCTCCTGAGCTAAAGAAATCTACATCGGCTATATCCTCAGAAACTCGCAGGCATATTCCTCCGATGCGGAGGCCTGCTTCAGCGCTTTCCCCTGAACTAAGAAAACCTGAACCACCAATACCAGATCACTGGAGGTCTGCTCCTAGTATTGCTCCAGAGCCCTGGAGGCCTGCTCCTAATATTTCCCACGAACAACAGAAGTCTTCTATTACTGTGTCACCTTGGTCCCCGAAACCTCCCACTTCTATGTCAATGGAGTCTAGGAGGCCTGCCTCAGAACCTCGAAGACCAGGTTCTATGATGTCCCCAGAGCCTCAGAAGTTTGTGCCAGAGCCTTGGAAATCTACCTCCTTGCCTGAGTCTCAGAAATCTAGTCTTGTTTCCTCAGAGCCCTGGAAACCCATTTCTTCTGTTTATCCTGAAGGCTGGAAACCTGTCTTGTCTCCTGACACATGGAGGTCATCACCAGCAGTACCACCCTCTGCACATCCCATGCCAACAGAGCTTAGAAAGTCTGGTCCCCCAATGTCACCTGATCTTTGGAAACCTTCATTCTTTCCTGAACAACGTAAGCCAGCTCCTGTGTCTCCTGACCCTTGGAAATTCCCTTCTGACTCTCGGAAGTCTCCTTTCTTTTCAGACACTCAGAAGCCTGCTCCTTTTGTTTCTTCTGAGTTCCAAAAACGTGCTTTGTTTTCCGAACCCCGAAAACGGGCACTTTTTCCAGAGTCTAAGAAatctgttcctcctccttctgctgaTGTTCAAAAACGTCCATTCTTCCATGAAACTCACATGTCTTTTCCTGAAGTCCAAAAACATGCCCTGTTTTCTGAACCTCACAGACCACCTCCTGTTTCACCTGAGGCCCAAAAGCATGCCTTCTTCCAAGAGCCCCAGAAACATGTTGCAGTTTCTCCTGAAGTTGCAGAGCATGTTCCCTTTGGAGAACCTCAGAAACCAGCTGTTCTTACTCATGAAGCGCTGAAGGCTTCTTCAGTTTCTCCCGAAATTCAGAAACATGCAAGCTTCACTGACCCACAGAAGGCACTTCCTGGTTCCCCTGAGAAACAACGGCAAGGTTTCTTTGCTGAGCCTTCAAAAGGTTCTCTTCCACTTGAGCTCCAAAAACCAACTCCTATGTCTTCTGATCCAAAGCAGAACTTTGGTTCTGATGTCCACAGACCACTGGAAACAGGCAGAGAAGTTCACAAAACTGCTGTCTCTGACTTCGGTCAGTCTGCTGCACCCATTTTTTCAGAATTGCAGGTACATTCCGAATCTGGTAAAGATTTCTTCACTGAGCAGCCAGAAGGTGAGAATCCATTCAGTGGTCTGTTAGCTCCAAAGGAGCAGCTTATACAAGCCAAGGAAGCTACAGAAAAAGTATTATTTTCTTGCCCAAAGAAGAAACCGAAGAAGGAAAATCAGGAAACAGTGAATATAGACCTAAATAACAGTGGGAGTGGAAATAATGAAATGGATACCTCTGAAGTTAAGGAGCAGGAATCAAACAGTGATCAAGAACAGTTTGATCCAGAAACTTCTGACCTCAATAAAGACACTAAAATTGATTTAGCTAGTCCCACTCAGCCTCAGTGTGTGCTGCAGTTTACTGAAGAAAAGGAAGCTTTTATCTCGGAAGAAGAAATAGCAAAATATATGAAGCGTGGCAAAGGCAAATATTATTGCAAAATTTGTTGCTGCCGGGCTATGAAAAAAGGTGCTGTTTTGCATCATTTGGTTAACAAGCATAATGTTCACAGTCCGTACAAGTGTGACATATGTGGAAAGGCATTTCTCTTGGAATCTCACCTTAAAAACCATGTTGCTGCTCATGGTCAGAGCTTGCTTAAATGTCCACGTTGCAGTTTTGAATCAAACTTTCCTAGAGGCTTTAAGAAGCATCTAACCCATTGCCAAAGTCGTCATAATGAAGAGGCCAATAAAAAACAGATGGATACCATAACTGAGCCCCCTACTCAGAGTGAAGAGGCCAATAAGGTGCCAGTTGATGGCACCGAACCATTGAACGAATCACTTATGGAATCACTTACTGAACCACAGACTTGA